The DNA sequence GAGGCCTTAACGAATGCAGAGCATGATTTGAAAGATATTTGTGAACGAGTTGAATTTGAAAGAGATCCTTACGCAGCAGCGCAGGATGCACATGCCATTGCGATTATGACTGAATGGGAATTATATAAGACATTGGATTATCAAAAGATTTATGGTAAAATGCAAAAACCGGCCTTCATTTTTGATGGCCGCAATATCCTTGATCATCAGAAAATCTATGAGATCGGTTTTAACGTTTATCCGATAGGAAAACCAGCTCTTACACATTTTTAGGTTGTTACAGTATTTTTGCCTTTTAAGGCGATATGGTTCTCAATGGTTATCTTAAGGAATACATATCCTTAATGATTTGAGAAAGGAGGGTTCTTACCATGAGAAGTTACTCTACAATTGTAATGTACATTTGCAGTGTTGTTTTTGTGTTATGCCTGCTATTTGTGCCGGTATTTGTGATCAATGCACACGATCTTCACACCTTAGATGTCACTTCACCAGGAAAAGCATCATCACCAGAGAATTATGGGAAATTGCCTTTAACCTTTGAGGCAAACCAGGGCCAAACAGATAGTCGGGTAAAGTTCTTATTGCGGGGTGATGGTTGCACCCTTTTTTTAACTCCCACGGAAGCTATATTGGCTTTGAACAAGAAGGGAAATGTGAAATCGTCTGCAAATCCGAAACTCGAAATTCAAGATTCACAATCCACAGTGCTTCGCATGAGACTCGTTGATGCTAATCCACAACCTGAAGTAATTGGACTGGAGGAGCAGCCTGGCAAGGTTAATTATTGTATTGGTAACGATTCCAGACAGTGGCGTACGAATATTCCTACCTATGCTAAAATCAGATATCAGGATGTGTATCCCGGTGTAGACCTGGTTTACTATGGGGATCATCGGCAATTGGAATATGATTTTATTGTCACTCCCGGTTTTAACCCAAAGACTATCACCCTGGGTCTTGAAGGTGCTGATAAAGTTAAAGTGGATGTTCAGGGTAATCTGGTAGTATACACGAACGGTGGTGAGGTAATGTGGCATAAACCCGTTGTTTATCAGGAGGAAAATGGCCAGCGCAGGCCTGTAGATGCGAAGTATATGCTCAAGAGCAATCGGAATATTGGTTTTCGTGTAGCTGCTTATAACACGAAATTACCGCTCACGATCGACCCGGTGTTAAGTTACTCTACTTATCTTGGAGGGAGCAGTAATGATGCTGGTCTTAGCATTGCAGTAGACGTCTCAGGAAATGTTTATGTAACCGGTGCTACCTATTCGGCAAACTTTCCCACTACAAATCCGGTACAATCAACCGGAGGCGATTCCTTTGATGCCTTTGTGACAAAACTGGATCCTACTGGCTCAGTTCTTATCTATTCAACCTATTTTGGGGGAAGCAGCCATGATCATGGCTTTGGCATTGCTGTTGATACCTTAGGGAATGTTTCTATAACGGGTCGTACTCATTCGGTCAACTTTCCCACTGCAAATCCTCTCCAGCTCGCTTATGGCAGCGGCAGTTCCGATGCTTTTGTAGCAAAGTTGAATCCCACTGGTTCTGCCTTTATTTACTCAACGTACCTTGGTGGTAGTAGCCTCGACACGGGTTCTGGCATTGCCGTAGATACTTCAGGAAATGCCTATGTAACTGGTTCTACTGAATCATACAACTTTCCCACTGCAAATCCTTTGCAGCCTGCCTATTGTGGCGGCAGCTCCGATGCCTTTGTAACAAAGTTGAATTCCACCGGCTCTGCCATTGTTTACTCAACCTATCTTGGTGGCAGCAAAACTGATCAGGGATTTAGTATTGCTGTAGACACATCAGGGAATGCCTATGTAACGGGTTCTACCAGGTCGAGCCGTTTTCCCACGGTAAATTCATTACAA is a window from the Candidatus Jettenia sp. genome containing:
- a CDS encoding SBBP repeat-containing protein, which translates into the protein MRSYSTIVMYICSVVFVLCLLFVPVFVINAHDLHTLDVTSPGKASSPENYGKLPLTFEANQGQTDSRVKFLLRGDGCTLFLTPTEAILALNKKGNVKSSANPKLEIQDSQSTVLRMRLVDANPQPEVIGLEEQPGKVNYCIGNDSRQWRTNIPTYAKIRYQDVYPGVDLVYYGDHRQLEYDFIVTPGFNPKTITLGLEGADKVKVDVQGNLVVYTNGGEVMWHKPVVYQEENGQRRPVDAKYMLKSNRNIGFRVAAYNTKLPLTIDPVLSYSTYLGGSSNDAGLSIAVDVSGNVYVTGATYSANFPTTNPVQSTGGDSFDAFVTKLDPTGSVLIYSTYFGGSSHDHGFGIAVDTLGNVSITGRTHSVNFPTANPLQLAYGSGSSDAFVAKLNPTGSAFIYSTYLGGSSLDTGSGIAVDTSGNAYVTGSTESYNFPTANPLQPAYCGGSSDAFVTKLNSTGSAIVYSTYLGGSKTDQGFSIAVDTSGNAYVTGSTRSSRFPTVNSLQSANCGSSDAFVTKLNSTGSAFIYSTYLGGSELDIGCGIAADASGNAYVTGSTESYNFPTANPLQPAYGGGSSDAFVTKLNSTGLTCAGSAFIYSTYLGGTKTDQGFSIAVDTSGNAYVTGSTRSSRFPTVNPLQLAYGGGTSDAFMTKLNSTGSAFIYSTYLGGSDLDMGSGIAVDTSGNAYVTGSTRSTGFPIANPLQLALDGICDAFIAKISE